GGCGCCACCACCGCCGCCCGGCGGAGCTGGCCGTACGCCTGGCGCCGTACCCGGCGGTCGCGGCCGGACATCCGCTGGCGATCTCCGTACGCATGGACGCGCTGCATTTCTTCGACGAGCGGGGCGACCGCATCGATGTGGGGTGGCGCTGACGCGGTGCAACCGCCTAGCGTCGATACGCTCCGTTTTCGATGTCCCATCGACTCGATGTCCCATTGAAGGGAACCATCTGTGGCAACCGACGGCTCCGGCCCGCTCGTGATCGAGCGAATTCTCCGTGATCGGCATGGCATCTGGCAGCAGGTGGTCGCGGACCGGGACCTCAACGCGCTGACCGGCAAGATGCTCGCTGCCTCGACAATCGCGCTGGCCTGTTACGGCGCGGTGCTCGGTGCGTTCCACAGTTTCCTGATGGCGCTCACGTCAGCGGTCAAGCTGCCGCTGTTGTTCCTGGTCACGCTCGCGATCTGCCTGCCGACGCTGTACCTGTTCAACCTCGTCTTCGGGGCGCGGCTGTCGGTACGTCAGGCGGTGTCGATGGTGATGGTGGCGATCACCGTCACCTCGATGCTTGCGGTGGCGTTCGCGCCGATCAGTCTCTTCTTCCTGATCACCGCACCCGATTACGGCTTCTTCAAGCTGCTGAACGTGGCGATCCTGACCCTCTCGGCATTTGTCGGGCTGAGGTTCCTGACCGGCGGCATGCAGGTGCTCAACGAGCACGGCCTGCTGGCTCCGACGACACCCGCGCAGGTCCCGGCGACGGCGACCCCGGCGACCGTTGGTGCGCCGCTGGTCGAGGGCGGTGTCCCGGCGCAGCCGGTGCCGGCCACGGTGGGCGCGGTCAACGGCGACGGTACGGCGCCGGCCGCCGTACCGGTTGCCGCCGCGACGCCCGTCCCGCCGCCCGCGCTGGTGGCGGTGGCGACCCAACCGCACCCGCAGTTCCACCCGGCACCGGCCGGGTTCTACCGGCCGCAGCCGGCGGCCCGGGTCGCGACCTCCGGTCAGCGGCCGGCGAGCATGACCCTGCTCTACATCTGGATCCTGCTCTTCGGGTTCGTCGGCACCCAGCTCGCCTGGACCCTGCGCCCGTTCTTCGGCAGCCCTGACCAGGACTTCGCGTTCTTCCGCAGCATCGAGGGAAACTTCTACGCCGAGATCCTGCGGACCATCGCCAATCTCTGAGACCCTTGCCGGAACAAATTACTGACGAGTAGCCTCCGGCCATGACCATCGACTCACGTCAGATCGCCGCCGGCATGCTCGACGGGGTGCCGTTCGCCCGCACCCTCGGCTTCGAATTCGTGGAGATCGCCCCGGACGGCGCCGAGGGTGTCCGGGCCACGGTCCGGCTGCCGGACTCGCCCGCCGCCCACAACCACGTCGGCGGGCCACACGCCGGTGCGCTCTTCACGCTCGGCGAGACCGCGTCCGGTGCGGTCGTCCTGGCCGCCTTCGGTGGGCTGCTCGACCGCGCCGTACCGCTCACCGTCGCCGCCGACATCCGCTACCGGAAGCTCGCCCTCGGGGCGGTCCGGGCGACCGCCCGGCTCGGCCGTCCGGTTCCCGAGGTGATCTCCGAGTTCGACGGCGGGACCCGGCCGGAGTTCCCGGTCCTGGTCGAGATCGGCACCGAGGACGGCGAGCTGACCGCCGAGATGACCGTGCTCTGGACGCTGCGCCGGCAGTAACCGGGCACGACCGGCGAGCCGGGTGACGCAAAGACGTTTATCCGGCCCGTCCATGCGGATAAGTTGATGATGTGCTGGGCCTACCCGGTCATGTGACCGCCTGCCTCTTCGACCTGGACGGCGTGTTGACCCAGACCGCCCGGGTCCACAACGCCGCCTGGGCCGAGACCTTCGACGACTTCCTGCGCCGCCGGGCCGCGGACCGAGGTGAGCCCTTCCAGCCGTACGACCCGGGGGCGGACTACAACCAGTACGTCGACGGCCGGCCGCGCGCCGACGGCGTCCGTACCTTCCTCGCCTCCCGGAACATCGTGCTGCCGGAGGGAAGCCCCGACGACCCGCCCCGGGCGGACACGGTCAACGGGATCGGCAACCGTAAGAACGAGATCCTGCTCCGGCGGATCCACACCGACGGCGTCCAGGTGTACGACGGTTCGGTCGCGTACCTGCGCGCCGCCGCCGGACACGGGCTGCGCCGGGCGGTCGTGTCGGCGAGCGCCAACTGCCGTGACGTGGTCGCCTCCGCCGGTCTCGAAGACCTGCTCGAAGCCCGGGTCGACGGCATCGTCGCCGCCCAGCGCGGACTACGCGGAAAGCCGCACCCGGACACCTTCCTGGCCGCCGCCGAACTGCTCGGGGTCAAACCCGACCAGGCCGCGGTCTTTGAGGACGCGCTGGCCGGGGTCGAGGCGGGCCGCTCCGGCGGCTTCGGCTATGTGGTCGGCGTCGACCGGGTCGGGCAGGCCGACGCGCTGCGCGCGCACGGGGCCGACGTCGTCGTCACCGACCTGGCCGAGCTGCTCGGCAGAGAGGGAACCCGATGATCCGCGAGCGGGCGTACCCGGTGGAGCCCTGGCACGTCCGGGAGACCCGGCTCGACGTGGACGTACTGGCCCAGTCCGAGTCGGTATTCGCGCTGGCCAACGGGCACATCGGACTTCGCGGCAACCTGGACGAGGGGGAGCCGCACGGACTGCCCGGCACCTACCTGAACTCCTTCTTCGAACTACGGCCGCTGCCGTACGCGGAAGCCGGGTACGGGTTCCCCGAGTCCGGTCAGACCATCGTCAACGTCACCAACGGCAAACTGATCCGGCTCCTCGTCGACGACGAACCGTTCGACGTGCGCTACGGCGAACTGTTCGACCACGAACGGGTGCTCGACCTGCGCGCCGGCACCCTGCACCGGTCGGTGCTGTGGCGCTCGCCGGCCGGCAAGCGGGTCCGGATCAGCAGCACCCGGCTGGTCTCCTTCACCCAGCGGTCGGTGGCGGCGATCCGCTACGAGGTGGAACCGGTCGACGAGCCGTTGCGCCTGATCGTGCAGTCGGAACTGGTCGCCAACGAGGTGCTGCCCGCGCAGAGCCGGGACCCCCGGGTCGCGGCGGTGCTGGAGTCGCCGCTGGAGTCCGAGGAGCACCTGGCACTGGAGGACGGCGGCCTGCTGGTTCACCACACCCGGGCGAGCGGGCTGCGGCTCGCGGCGGCCATGGGTCACGAACTGGACGGACCGACCCGGACCACGCTCAGCACCGAGACCTTCGACGACTGGGCCCGGACCACCGTCACCTGCGTCACCCAGCCGGGGGAGCGGATCCGGCTGGACAAGTACATCGCGTACGGCTGGTCCAGCGAACGGTCTCGCCCGGCACTGCGGGACCAGGTCGGCGCCGCGCTCGCCGGTGCCCGCTTCTCCGGTTGGAGCGGGCTCCTGGCCGAACAGCGCGACTACCTCGACGCCTTCTGGGACACCTCGGACGTACGGGTCGAGGGCGATCCGGAGGTGCAGCAGGCGGTCCGCTTCGGCCTGTTCCACGTGCTCCAGGCGGGGGCGCGGGCGGAGTTGCGGCCGATCGCGGCCAAGGGGCTCACCGGTCCCGGGTACGACGGGCACGTCTTCTGGGACACCGAGACCTTCGTGCTGCCGGTGCTGACGTACACGTTGCCGTCGGCCGTGGTGTCCGGACTGCGGTGGCGGCACTCGACCCTCAACATGGCCCAGGAACGGGCGCGGACCCTCGGGCTGAACGGGGCCGCGTTCCCGTGGCGGACGATCCGGGGCCAGGAGTGCTCCGCTTACTGGCCGGCGGGAACAGCGGCGTTCCACATCGCCGCGGACATCGCCGACGCGGTACGGCGGTACGTGCAGGCCACCGGTGACCTGGACTTCGAACGCGAGGTCGGGCTGGAGCTGCTGGTCGAGACCGCCCGGCTGTGGCGCTCGCTCGGCCACCACGACCGGGCCGGCAGGTTCCACCTGGACGGGATGACCGGTCCGGACGAGTACACGGCGGTGAAGAGCGACAACATCTACACCAACCTGATGGCGCAGCGGAACCTGCTCGCGGCGGCGGAGGCGGTGGGCCGGCACGGTGACCACGCCTGGCGGCTCGGGGTGGACGACGAGGAGACCGCCGCGTGGCGGGACGCGGCGAACGCGATGCACATCCCGTACGACGCGGAACTTCGGGTGCACCAGCAGGTGGAGGGTTTCACCCAGCTCCAGGAGTGGGATTTCGCGGGCACCCCGCCGGAGAAGTACCCGCTGCTGCTCAACTATCCGTACTTCGACCTCTACCGCAAGCAGGTGGTGAAGCAGGCGGACCTGGTGCTGGCGATGCACTGGCGCGGGGACGCCTTCACCGCGGAGGAGAAGGCCCGCAACTTCGCCTACTACGAGCGCCGTACGGTTCGTGACTCGTCGTTGTCCGCCTGCACCCAGGCGGTCCTCGCCGCCGAGGTGGGACATCTCGAACTGGCCCACGACTACCTGGGCGAAGCCGCCCTGATGGACCTGCACGACCTGAACCAGAACACCCGCGACGGGGTCCACGTCGCCTCCCTGGCCGGGGCGTGGATCGCACTGGTCGCCGGCTTCGGTGGCATGCGCGACCACGCGGACATCCTCTCCTTCACGCCCCGGTTGCCGAACCGGATCGACCGGTTGGAGTTCTCACTGGTCTGGCACGGGCACCGGCTGCGGGTGGACGTACGGGAACGGGAGACGACGTACGCGCTGCGCAACGGCGACCGGAGCGGCACGGTGGACCTGCTCCACCACGGCGAGCGGGTCCGGGTCACGTGTGACGAACCGGTCACCAAGCCGAACCCGCCGCCGTCGGCGGTGGGTCCGACACCGCAGCAGCCGCCCGGCCGCGCCCCGGCCCGCCGGGCCTCGGTCGCCGAGAGCGCCGGTTCGGCCCCGCCGATCGAGCCGCAGACCCCGGGCAAGCCCCAGGCGTAGTACGCCGCCGTGCCACCCGGCCCGTCCGTCAGAGCAGGGCCGCCGGGCCCGTCCGGTCAGAGCAGGGCCGCCGGGCCCGTCCGGTCAGAGCAGGGAGAGGTGTACGTGGTTGGTGTGGTCGCTGGACGGGTCGCCGTGCGCCGAGGAGTACGTCTTCCACCCGGTCGCCGGGAACCAGATCTGCCGGTACCAGATCACATAGAGGATGCCGAGCTTGTCGGCGTTACGGACCAGGAACGCGGCGAGGTTGTTGCCGTACGTCTTGTCGCCGCCGGTGGCGTCGCCGCCGAAGCCGTTCGGCTGCGCCGAGAAGTCACAGGCCCGGCCCTTCGGGTGTTCGAACGGTCCGCCCGTCCGGTAGCAGGAGACGTGCCTGGTGAAGCCGAGGCGCCGGGTCTCCTCGAGCGCGTGCAGGGTGCGCGGCGTCAGGCAGCCCTTGGTCGTCGGGTCGGAGCGGGTGCAGGACTGGGCCGGCCAGGACCCGTCCCGGCTACGTGGGGCCGGATCCGCCACCGGTGAGGCGGCGTCGACGAACCCCTCGGTGGCGATGCCGCCGACCTGCGCGAGGGCACGTTCCGCCGCCTGCTTCTGTTTGGCCATGGTGGCGAGGTGCCGCTGCTCCTCGGCGAGTGCCGCGTCGGCCGCGCTCTTGGCCCGGCTGGCCCGGTTTCGCGCTTCCCGAAGCTGGCGCAGCTTGCTGTTGTCGCGTTGCGCGATCAGGTCGAGGCCCTCGGCCCGCTTCATGAACTCGTCCGGCCCGGCACTGCCGAGCAGTGCGCTGAGCGGTCCGATCCGACCGAGCCGGTAGGCGTTCACCGCCACCTCACCGACCTCGGGGCCGATCAGGGAGAGCTGCTCCTCGATCTGTCGCAGTTCGTCGGCGAGTACGGCCTGACGTTTGCGTGAGTTCTCCACCGCGTTGCTGGCCGCCGCGTAACCTCGCCCGGTCGATTCGAGGACGTCGCGTAAGAGAGGGTTGCCGCCTTCGTCGCCCGGCGTGACCGGGCCAGCGGGCGCGGCTGCGGCGGGTCCGGCCGCGACTGCCGCGCCGGCGAGTGTGCTCACCGCGGCGAGCAGGGTCAGGGCCAGCGAGAACCGCTGACGCATAGGTGTCGTCATGCACGTTCCTCCCGTCGGCCGCCGACCGGGTTAGCTGACGGGTTCGGGACGGAACTACCCCTACCGCGAGTGCGGATTCACCCCACCTACCTGGTTCCCCGGCTCGCACGATGGCGATTGGGCGGCGGTCGTCGCCGACAGCTCGAGGGGGTAACCACCGGGTCGGAACCGAGGGAGACATTACCGGATCAGTCGGACTTATCGTGGCTGAATCTACGTCGCCACCGGGGATTTTTCCTGCTAGTGGCGGTGTGCCACTTCCTGGCGGGCACCTCCCCAGTCGTGACGAGGTCGGCGCACCCGTTCTCGCCCATTTCCATCAATCGGCCGGTCGCTGCTTGACCACGGGGTTGTCGTAGGCGATTGCGGGCACCACTGTGTCCGGTTGACGGTGGAGGTGGTGCGGATACCGAGACGTAACGGGTAGAACTTCATCATCCAGTCTGGAACAACCCGAAGAACCTTCGATTAATATCGAGACGGTCTCGCCCGTCCCACCGATTGATACCTCGCCGGGCTCTTGGCGGATGGTACTGGCGGATGCGAGGGCGGTT
The Micromonospora pisi DNA segment above includes these coding regions:
- a CDS encoding DUF4442 domain-containing protein; protein product: MTIDSRQIAAGMLDGVPFARTLGFEFVEIAPDGAEGVRATVRLPDSPAAHNHVGGPHAGALFTLGETASGAVVLAAFGGLLDRAVPLTVAADIRYRKLALGAVRATARLGRPVPEVISEFDGGTRPEFPVLVEIGTEDGELTAEMTVLWTLRRQ
- a CDS encoding glycoside hydrolase family 65 protein, which encodes MIRERAYPVEPWHVRETRLDVDVLAQSESVFALANGHIGLRGNLDEGEPHGLPGTYLNSFFELRPLPYAEAGYGFPESGQTIVNVTNGKLIRLLVDDEPFDVRYGELFDHERVLDLRAGTLHRSVLWRSPAGKRVRISSTRLVSFTQRSVAAIRYEVEPVDEPLRLIVQSELVANEVLPAQSRDPRVAAVLESPLESEEHLALEDGGLLVHHTRASGLRLAAAMGHELDGPTRTTLSTETFDDWARTTVTCVTQPGERIRLDKYIAYGWSSERSRPALRDQVGAALAGARFSGWSGLLAEQRDYLDAFWDTSDVRVEGDPEVQQAVRFGLFHVLQAGARAELRPIAAKGLTGPGYDGHVFWDTETFVLPVLTYTLPSAVVSGLRWRHSTLNMAQERARTLGLNGAAFPWRTIRGQECSAYWPAGTAAFHIAADIADAVRRYVQATGDLDFEREVGLELLVETARLWRSLGHHDRAGRFHLDGMTGPDEYTAVKSDNIYTNLMAQRNLLAAAEAVGRHGDHAWRLGVDDEETAAWRDAANAMHIPYDAELRVHQQVEGFTQLQEWDFAGTPPEKYPLLLNYPYFDLYRKQVVKQADLVLAMHWRGDAFTAEEKARNFAYYERRTVRDSSLSACTQAVLAAEVGHLELAHDYLGEAALMDLHDLNQNTRDGVHVASLAGAWIALVAGFGGMRDHADILSFTPRLPNRIDRLEFSLVWHGHRLRVDVRERETTYALRNGDRSGTVDLLHHGERVRVTCDEPVTKPNPPPSAVGPTPQQPPGRAPARRASVAESAGSAPPIEPQTPGKPQA
- a CDS encoding coiled-coil domain-containing protein; amino-acid sequence: MTTPMRQRFSLALTLLAAVSTLAGAAVAAGPAAAAPAGPVTPGDEGGNPLLRDVLESTGRGYAAASNAVENSRKRQAVLADELRQIEEQLSLIGPEVGEVAVNAYRLGRIGPLSALLGSAGPDEFMKRAEGLDLIAQRDNSKLRQLREARNRASRAKSAADAALAEEQRHLATMAKQKQAAERALAQVGGIATEGFVDAASPVADPAPRSRDGSWPAQSCTRSDPTTKGCLTPRTLHALEETRRLGFTRHVSCYRTGGPFEHPKGRACDFSAQPNGFGGDATGGDKTYGNNLAAFLVRNADKLGILYVIWYRQIWFPATGWKTYSSAHGDPSSDHTNHVHLSLL
- a CDS encoding HAD family hydrolase; protein product: MLGLPGHVTACLFDLDGVLTQTARVHNAAWAETFDDFLRRRAADRGEPFQPYDPGADYNQYVDGRPRADGVRTFLASRNIVLPEGSPDDPPRADTVNGIGNRKNEILLRRIHTDGVQVYDGSVAYLRAAAGHGLRRAVVSASANCRDVVASAGLEDLLEARVDGIVAAQRGLRGKPHPDTFLAAAELLGVKPDQAAVFEDALAGVEAGRSGGFGYVVGVDRVGQADALRAHGADVVVTDLAELLGREGTR